A stretch of DNA from Carya illinoinensis cultivar Pawnee chromosome 12, C.illinoinensisPawnee_v1, whole genome shotgun sequence:
TTTGAAAAGAGGTgagttatttatattttgaagaATTTATATCTAAATATAATACCGTTACAAATCAAGCGTACTGCATAATGTTTCTTCAGCATGTGttcttatattttgtgtttgttttacAGCTTTGGAGGTGGCTAGCACGAGTATTATGGCACCAACTTATTCCTCCGTAGTGTTCTCAGTGAGGCGTCGGGAGCCAGTGTTAGTTGTGCCTTCGGAGCCAACACCCAATGAATTAAAGCAACTCTCAGACATAGATGACCAAGAAGGACTACGTTTTCAGCTTCCTTTCATAATGTTTTACTCCAATTACAATCCATCGATATTGATGGTACAAAAAAAAGACGACCCAGCGAAGGTGATTAGAGAAGGTCTGGCTAAAGCGTTGGTGTATTACTACCCTTTTGCTGGTAGACTTAAAGAAGGACACAACCGGAAACTTATGGTGGATTGCACTGGAGAAGGGATCTTGTTCGTTGAAGGTGACGCCGACGTCACACTCGCGCAGCTCGGTGACACAATTCGACCACCATGTCCGTATATTGAAgagtttttgcatgatgtgccTGGATCCAACGCTGTCCTCGGATGCCCTTTGCTACTCATTcaggtgtgtgtatatatatatatatatataagttttgtatAAGTTTTACTTTAAATCAATAGTTTGATTGCTAGCTGTTCATAGATTAAAGTCTTTGATATTGCAAAAGACTTGGTTGCCTAAATTGTCCTAAAAAGCATGCAGGTGACCCGTTTAAGATGTGGGGGATTCGTCTTTGCAGTCCGACTAAATCATACCGTCAGTGATTCTCTTGGGTTGGTCCAGTTCCTAAGAGCCGTTGCAGAGATGACAAGCGGTGCATGTGCACCATCGCAGCAACCAGTGTGGCAAAGAGAGATCTTTAATGCTCGAGATCCACCGCGGGTGACGTGCATACATCATGAATACGAGGAGGGAGAACAGAACATAGACAACGACAGCACAACACCGACGTTGCAGGAGGAGAACAGCATTAATATGGTCCATAAGTCTTTCTTTTTTGGCCCCAAAGAGATGGGATCATTACGGAAGCATCTTCCACCACACCTTTGCGCATCCTCATCCACCTTCGAGATAATCAGCGCCTGTTTATGGAGATGCCGTGCGATTGCCCTTGCTTTCGACCCGAATGAGGATGTTCGTCTATCCTGCTTCGTCAATGCGCGTGGTAAACAAGGGCTGCAAGTGCCAGTGCCTAATGGGTATTACGGCAACGCATTTGCCTTCCCAACTGCAATCACCAAGGCTGAACTACTTTGCAATAGTCCCTTAGGATATGCACTAGATTTGGTGAAAAAGACTAAGTCCGAAATGAGTGAGGAGTACATAAGATCAGTGGCAGGTCTAATGGTGACGAAGGGTCGTCCTCATTATATAACAGCTAGAAACTATCTTGTTGCTGATACAACACGCGTTGGGTTTGAAAGAATTGATTTCGGGTGGGGAAAAGCAGTCTATGGGGGTCCTAGCGGCGCCATACCACATGTTAGCTTCTATGCAAGGTTCAAAAACAGCAAAAGTGAGGACGGGGTTGTGGTACCCATAAGGTTGCCGCTGCCTGCAATGGAGAGGTTTGAGCTAGAGTTGTTGAAGATAACTCGGGAGCCTGTGATCACTTCAATGCTCTAAAGAATCAGCTACACGAGTTGCGGAAACACTTCAATATAGAAATTTGCTTTTGGGGACAGATCCAACTTTCGATGGCTATCATGCATCTGGGAGAACATCCTGTACGTTTAATTTCtgggaaagaggaagaaatatatattattattaatacttttTTGCACCTTATAAAAGTTTTCAACTTGAGTAATATGAAAAGCGGATCATAAGTGCATCATGCAGGCACCGCACATGTAATGGAAGTATATTAATTCAGATCGACAGTCAGTACGTCCCTTTATTTGTCAATAATTATGCTGAATTGAGTACTGCATGCgggaggtctctctctctctctctctcggatcGACGGCCATCGATCGGCATTTGACAAGCAGATTcgtaatttcttatatttaattCAATAAATGGGGTGAAATGGATCTTTCGGATTTATCTCATCagttaaaatactttttgaAAAAGCTATATCATGATTGATCAATTAATGTCCTGAAATACATTTATAATTCTGCAGCACTTATCTTTTTTCAATTAACAAATGGGGACATTTGGAATTCCGGTTTCAGTTACAGGAACGTTAAAGCAGGTATAAAGAAGcaaaagttctttcttttgctcTGCTAGGGCTTGGCTGATTGTGCGAAACATGGCAGCCGCCGGGGTTCTTCATGGTGCCTCGGCGTTCTCTGGAAGATTTAGATCCTTTGCAGATTTGGTGACCCAAAGCCCTCAACCAATTCCAGAAGTGGAAATACCATTTAGACCATTAAAGATCCTCGATGGGGTGCCGTATGTATCTTTCACGAAAGAGGAAATAGAAAGGTCTGCACAACCGTTCAAGTTTTCGTTGGTCATGAAATTTCTTAGACAAAGACCATCTCTTGACTTAATCAGAGCATTTATTAAAAGTCGGTGGGGATTGGATTCTCAACCAGTGGTGTCTTCTATGTCAAAGCCCATATCTGTGTTTGTCCGGTTTTTCCAAGAATCGGATTTTGTCAAAGCATTTTCGAGAGAAACATGTGATGTAGAAGGGGTTCCTTATCGAATCTTCCAGTGGTATCCGGAGTTCGATGAAGAAAAAGAGCCACACTTGGTTCCAGTTTGGGTCACATTCCCAGGTCTGCCTCCTAACTTTTACCATGAAGCTTTCCTTCGGAATATTACGTTGCCGGTGGGTCAATACATTCGTCGGGACAATAGCACGCGTTGTGCAACACCCACGGATGGAGCAAGGGTCTGTATTAAAATGGATGCGTCTAAGAAGCCGATTGAGTCTTTTTGGATAGGTATTCCTTTTCAGCCTACCAGCCGTTTGCAAAAAGTTGTGTACGAAACTCTTCCGACCTACTGTTGTCGTTGTCGGATGCAAGGCCATAATGAATTTACATGCAAGTGGAAGGGAGGTAAGAAAATGGAAGAGGGACTGAAAGGAGATGGAGGACAGGAAAAAAAGGTACGGGTTAGACTAGAAGCTGGGAATGAGGAACAAGGCAAGACCGAAAATAGCAATCTTATTGAGATGGAGGGACGAGAGGAAGAAGCTATGAAACAATTAGAAGATGGTAGGGAGGATGCATGGGAGAAAACAGGGGAAGAATCAACTA
This window harbors:
- the LOC122289602 gene encoding methanol O-anthraniloyltransferase-like, producing MAPTYSSVVFSVRRREPVLVVPSEPTPNELKQLSDIDDQEGLRFQLPFIMFYSNYNPSILMVQKKDDPAKVIREGLAKALVYYYPFAGRLKEGHNRKLMVDCTGEGILFVEGDADVTLAQLGDTIRPPCPYIEEFLHDVPGSNAVLGCPLLLIQVTRLRCGGFVFAVRLNHTVSDSLGLVQFLRAVAEMTSGACAPSQQPVWQREIFNARDPPRVTCIHHEYEEGEQNIDNDSTTPTLQEENSINMVHKSFFFGPKEMGSLRKHLPPHLCASSSTFEIISACLWRCRAIALAFDPNEDVRLSCFVNARGKQGLQVPVPNGYYGNAFAFPTAITKAELLCNSPLGYALDLVKKTKSEMSEEYIRSVAGLMVTKGRPHYITARNYLVADTTRVGFERIDFGWGKAVYGGPSGAIPHVSFYARFKNSKSEDGVVVPIRLPLPAMERFELELLKITREPVITSML